In Phaeodactylum tricornutum CCAP 1055/1 chromosome 21, whole genome shotgun sequence, the following proteins share a genomic window:
- a CDS encoding predicted protein: protein MTNPSIFPSLWSESLPSTEEGRQDESARSPKYVHEVNVSAAGLSLGKQQREEPGQQPVHVSWKADPELSSNQWNMNGSGVFGASHSSWNDLHDSSSQHSRNSSIWADNHSRTSHSSSAAFHSGSFSGLRTQYADSLDPSSNHTQDSSFSNSLAQLSIGPNTSTYAHQDGLNPLIVGPPSPASSPQSQTAASPSFPASDYYYFPASRNDNQTDASVISKGNHSIPDLMNAHSGSSAGQTWSTGGSSIGKKAAPPGFASHHASNELSAVLESEFADSMSPLPRTSQNSDGTSSNPQAAVTASWSNHDNCPKKDPADNGVNTSQESRRPRQRGKQRANKRKGGGRGGSSGVSSTGGPLTPQTSPLREHKSIQQLYSPRSIKDTSMASPSTLRSTQENARASYTSESLQQLSTVSDETAWGTNMTADLDKHSYHSQHTIDRSSQHLSPTRPSHQPPILPTQPPLIDDASFDDDEVDDLHDFAEEGDDDDAWEAKSFSAPSSSSPRTKKKEWLLRMNRKLQEIPIGQLDPSTVPLSAIMNAWAKTKSAQGASMVELWLKRAQQEYDSGNRQVIPTTKMYTMAVDAWARSGEGGAAAQHAEALLQRMHQLYKGGGHDALRPTTGIFNAVINAWARSKEKIAPARAEQILSWMQTLHACDIQPDKYTFNTVIHAYAKAGGTEAAAKAQELLTRMHAKFKEGATQAKPDTITYNVVINCWAKSGGKGASIEAEKLLARMHRLHEMGDPDVKPNVVTYGAVIDSFAKSGERGAAARADSLLANMMQLHQTDPVRHSDLLPNTYVFNTVINCWAKSKEHDAASKAEEMLVAMSRHRNSGGEDVKPTTINFNTVLDAWAKSGGGRAAAERAEEILEWMDRLHKQGNHDVRPDTITFNAVLDAWARSGDRMAPRRAEQILDHMDDLCRSGNKGVKPDTYTYNTLINAWAKSGERGSAARAEHVLSVMEHRHHDGDNDFKPNTRTHTSVIDAWAKSGEKGAARRAEQILNGMIERYEATADPDIKPNVHTANAVCNACAFSKHEEDRGEALEIAFRVFDWLSTRSEMDPDSYTYTILLSVCANLLPRDDPATRYAHARAFFESCRNTGYVNDYVLRKLRQTVSDDEYLGLVDYRTEPSASSMPSSWTRNAKFSTAGRGRKHNWNNKTNYNNNNSNNRRGK, encoded by the exons ATGACCAACCCATCTATCTTTCCATCGCTGTGGAGCGAGAGCTTACCTTCTACGGAGGAAGGTCGTCAAGATGAGTCGGCGAGGTCGCCCAAGTATGTGCACGAAGTAAATGTCTCTGCAGCTGGGCTTTCCTTAGGGAAGCAGCAGCGAGAAGAACCAGGACAACAGCCTGTACATGTTTCATGGAAAGCAGATCCCGAGTTGTCGTCCAATCAATGGAATATGAATGGGAGTGGTGTGTTCGGAGCAAGCCACTCTTCTTGGAACGATCTGCACGATTCCTCGTCACAGCACTCTAGAAATAGCAGTATTTGGGCAGACAACCACTCGAGGACGTCGCATAGTTCCAGCGCAGCCTTTCATTCCGGATCATTCTCTGGCCTTAGAACGCAGTACGCGGACAGTCTCGATCCTTCCTCGAATCACACACAAGACTCGTCATTCTCGAACAGCCTCGCGCAGCTTTCCATCGGCCCCAACACCTCGACCTATGCTCACCAGGATGGTTTGAATCCACTTATAGTAGGCCCACCGAGCCCAGCGTCGAGCCCGCAATCGCAGACGGCAGCTTCTCCGTCCTTTCCAGCCTCCGATTATTACTACTTCCCGGCCAGCAGAAACGATAACCAAACTGACGCTTCGGTAATATCGAAAGGAAACCATAGCATTCCTGATTTAATGAACGCCCATTCCGGTTCAAGTGCTGGTCAAACGTGGAGTACAGGAGGATCATCTATAGGAAAGAAAGCCGCTCCTCCAGGATTTGCTTCTCACCACGCATCGAATGAGCTTTCGGCAGTTCTCGAATCTGAATTTGCGGATTCGATGTCGCCTCTACCGCGAACCAGCCAAAATAGTGACGGTACGAGCAGCAACCCCCAAGCCGCAGTAACAGCTTCATGGTCCAACCACGACAATTGTCCCAAGAAAGATCCTGCGGATAATGGGGTCAACACCAGTCAAGAATCACGTCGTCCCAGGCAACGCGGCAAACAGCGAGCCAACAAGCGCAAGGGAGGCGGCCGGGGTGGAAGTAGTGGTGTCAGCAGTACCGGCGGCCCGTTGACCCCTCAAACATCACCGCTCAGGGAGCACAAGTCCATACAGCAACTATACAGTCCGCGATCTATCAAGGACACTTCCATGGCGTCGCCATCGACTTTGCGTTCGACCCAGGAAAACGCACGGGCCTCGTATACCTCTGAATCTCTTCAACAGCTTTCTACGGTATCGGATGAGACAGCTTGGGGAACGAATATGACCGCAGATTTAGATAAGCATTcgtatcacagtcaacacacCATTGATCGGTCCTCGCAACATCTGTCTCCAACCAGGCCATCCCATCAGCCACCTATTTTGCCTACGCAACCCCCTCTCATTGACGATGCATCGttcgatgatgatgaagtGGACGACTTGCATGATTTTGCGGAAGAAGgggacgacgatgatgcgtGGGAagccaaatccttttcagCTCCATCGAGTTCCTCACCTCGcacgaaaaagaaagaatgGCTACTGCGTATGAATCGAAAATTGCAGGAAATCCCAATAGGGCAGCTCGACCCCTCAACTGTCCCCCTATCAGCTATAATGAATGCTTGGGCCAAAACGAAAAGCGCACAAGGAGCATCCATGGTTGAATTGTGGCTGAAGAGAGCGCAACAGGAGTACGATTCGGGTAATCGCCAGGTGATACCGACCACCAAGATGTATACCATGGCAG TGGATGCCTGGGCTCGGAGTGGCGAAGGAGGAGCAGCCGCACAGCATGCGGAGGCCCTTTTGCAGCGCATGCACCAGCTATATAAGGGTGGTGGTCACGATGCACTCCGTCCAACCACTGGCATATTCAACGCCGTCATCAATGCCTGGGCCCGTAGCAAGGAAAAAATTGCTCCAGCTCGCGCCGAGCAGATCTTGTCCTGGATGCAGACACTGCACGCTTGTGACATCCAGCCAGACAAGTACACCTTCAATACCGTTATCCATGCCTACGCTAAGGCTGGTGGTACGGAAGCAGCGGCGAAAGCTCAAGAGCTACTAACGCGCATGCACGCTAAGTTTAAAGAAGGAGCCACACAGGCAAAGCCAGACACGATCACGTACAACGTGGTCATTAACTGCTGGGCCAAAAGTGGTGGCAAAGGTGCTTCGATCGAAGCCGAAAAGCTTCTGGCTCGAATGCATCGCTTACACGAAATGGGAGACCCCGATGTTAAACCAAATGTGGTAACTTACGGAGCAGTAATTGATTCCTTTGCCAAGAGTGGCGAACGTGGTGCAGCAGCTCGTGCGGACTCTTTGCTTGCCAACATGATGCAGCTACACCAGACAGATCCCGTCCGGCACTCGGATCTACTACCCAATACGTATGTTTTCAACACTGTGATTAATTGTTGGGCCAAGAGCAAGGAACACGACGCTGCTTCaaaagcagaagaaatgCTCGTTGCAATGA GTCGCCACCGCAACAGTGGCGGGGAGGATGTGAAGCCAACGACGATCAACTTCAATACAGTTCTTGATGCCTGGGCGAAGAGTGGCGGTGGCAGAGCAGCAGCGGAACGAGCCGAGGAAATTTTGGAGTGGATGGACCGTTTGCATAAGCAAGGAAACCATGATGTGAGACCCGACACTATTACCTTCAACGCAGTCCTGGACGCTTGGGCGCGTTCCGGCGATCGAATGGCGCCTCGCCGGGCTGAGCAGATATTGGATCACATGGATGACTTGTGCCGATCGGGAAACAAGGGAGTCAAACCTGACACATACACATATAACACCTTGATCAACGCTTGGGCAAAATCCGGTGAGCGCGGCTCTGCAGCACGGGCTGAACATGTCCTCTCTGTCATGGAACATAGACACCATGACGGTGATAACGATTTCAAACCCAACACTCGAACACACACTTCTGTAATTGATGCCTGGGCGAAGTCTGGGGAGAAGGGCGCCGCCAGACGAGCGGAGCAAATCCTAAACGGCATGATAGAGCGCTATGAAGCAACCGCCGACCCGGACATCAAGCCCAATGTTCATACAGCAAACGCAGTGTGCAATGCTTGTGCTTTTTCGAAACACGAAGAAGATCGTGGCGAGGCCTTGGAAATAGCATTTCGCGTGTTTGACTGGCTATCAACGAGGTCCGAGATGGATCCTGACTCGTATACCTACACTATTCTTTTGTCAGTCTGTGCTAACCTCCTTCCTCGTGACGATCCTGCTACCCGGTACGCGCACGCGCGAGCTTTTTTTGAAAGCTGCCGAAATACGGGCTACGTAAACGACTATGTGTTGCGGAAGCTTCGTCAGACTGTCAGCGATGACGAGTACCTTGGTTTGGTGGACTACAGGACCGAGCCATCCGCTTCCAGTATGCCGTCGTCTTGGACCCGGAACGCCAAATTTAGCACGGCGGGTCGTGGACGCAAGCATAACTGGAACAACAAGACCAATtataacaacaacaacagcaacaatcgCCGAGGAAAGTAG